Proteins encoded together in one Musa acuminata AAA Group cultivar baxijiao chromosome BXJ3-6, Cavendish_Baxijiao_AAA, whole genome shotgun sequence window:
- the LOC135639503 gene encoding purple acid phosphatase 18-like isoform X1 translates to MGLRATRATILLFLFFLSSPLPSSTVIAGGSGEDYVRPLPRKTLSLPSRPKRSSDPQQVHISLAGTQHMRITWVSDDEFSRSIVEYGTSPGEYTSSSQGESAFYKYLLYSSGKINHVVIGPLESSTTYFYRCGGQGPEFQFMTPPSEFPVTFSVVGDLGQTGWTKSTLDHISQCKYDVHLLPGDLSYADYQQHLWDSFGALVQPLASSRPWMVTEGNHEKESIVFFKSGFQAYNARWKMPYEECGSTSNLYYSFEVAGVHIVMLGSYSDYDENSDQYAWLKTDLARLDRERTPWLLVLLHVPWYNSNWAHQGEGKSMMAAMEPLLYAAGVDIFIAGHVHAYERMDRVYNGGLDPCGPLHITIGDGGNREGLAHRFNHPKPEWSVYREASFGHGELKIVNSTHAIWSWHRNDDDESVKSDEVWINSLASTGCIHENRPEYRKILMSP, encoded by the exons ATGGGGCTGAGAGCGACACGGGCTAcgattcttctcttcctcttcttcctctcttccccTCTTCCATCTTCGACGGTGATCGCAGGCGGGAGCGGGGAGGACTACGTCCGGCCGTTGCCTCGGAAAACCCTAAGTCTCCCTTCCAGGCCCAAGCGTTCTTCCGATCCACAGCAG GTTCACATTTCTTTGGCAGGAACACAGCACATGCGAATAACATGGGTGAGTGATGATGAATTTTCTCGTTCAATAGTTGAATATGGAACTTCACCAGGAGAATACACTTCATCGTCTCAAGGAGAGAGTGCATTTTACAAATATTTACTGTATTCTTCTGGGAAGATAAATCATGTTGTTATTGGGCCCCTTGAAAGTAGCACCACTTACTTCTACCGGTGCGGTGGACAAGGTCCTGAGTTCCAGTTTATGACCCCACCTTCAGAATTTCCAGTAACATTTTCTGTAGTTGGTGATCTTGGGCAAACAGGCTGGACAAAATCAACTCTAGATCACATAAGTCAATGCAAATATGATGTGCATCTTCTCCCTGGAGATCTCTCCTATGCTGATTACCAGCAGCATTTATGGGATTCTTTTGGTGCACTGGTGCAGCCACTTGCCAGCTCTAGACCATGGATGGTAACAGAAGGAAACCATGAAAAGGAGagtatagtattttttaaatcaGGATTTCAAGCATATAATGCAAGATGGAAGATGCCATATGAAGAGTGTGGGTCTACATCCAATCTGTATTACTCATTTGAGGTTGCAGGTGTTCACATTGTCATGCTTGGGTCATATTCCGATTATGATGAGAACTCAGATCAATATGCTTGGTTAAAG ACTGATCTTGCTAGACTAGACAGGGAAAGGACACCGTGGCTGCTAGTTCTATTGCACGTACCATGGTATAATAGCAACTGGGCTCATCAAGGTGAAGGGAAAAGCATGATGGCTGCAATGGAACCATTGCTTTATGCTGCTGGTGTCGATATATTTATTGCTGGCCATgtgcatgcttatgaaagaatg GACCGGGTCTACAATGGTGGTTTAGATCCTTGTGGTCCTCTGCACATAACCATTGGAGACGGAGGCAACAGGGAAGGTTTGGCTCATAG ATTTAATCACCCAAAGCCAGAGTGGTCAGTTTACAGAGAAGCAAGCTTTGGTCATGGTGAACTGAAGATCGTGAACTCGACACATGCAATTTGGAGTTGGCACaggaatgatgatgatgaatcaGTAAAATCAGATGAGGTTTGGATCAACTCTTTAGCTAGCACTGGATGCATCCATGAGAATAGGCCCGAGTACAGGAAAATTCTGATGTCTCCTTAA
- the LOC135639503 gene encoding purple acid phosphatase 18-like isoform X2 produces the protein MRITWVSDDEFSRSIVEYGTSPGEYTSSSQGESAFYKYLLYSSGKINHVVIGPLESSTTYFYRCGGQGPEFQFMTPPSEFPVTFSVVGDLGQTGWTKSTLDHISQCKYDVHLLPGDLSYADYQQHLWDSFGALVQPLASSRPWMVTEGNHEKESIVFFKSGFQAYNARWKMPYEECGSTSNLYYSFEVAGVHIVMLGSYSDYDENSDQYAWLKTDLARLDRERTPWLLVLLHVPWYNSNWAHQGEGKSMMAAMEPLLYAAGVDIFIAGHVHAYERMDRVYNGGLDPCGPLHITIGDGGNREGLAHRFNHPKPEWSVYREASFGHGELKIVNSTHAIWSWHRNDDDESVKSDEVWINSLASTGCIHENRPEYRKILMSP, from the exons ATGCGAATAACATGGGTGAGTGATGATGAATTTTCTCGTTCAATAGTTGAATATGGAACTTCACCAGGAGAATACACTTCATCGTCTCAAGGAGAGAGTGCATTTTACAAATATTTACTGTATTCTTCTGGGAAGATAAATCATGTTGTTATTGGGCCCCTTGAAAGTAGCACCACTTACTTCTACCGGTGCGGTGGACAAGGTCCTGAGTTCCAGTTTATGACCCCACCTTCAGAATTTCCAGTAACATTTTCTGTAGTTGGTGATCTTGGGCAAACAGGCTGGACAAAATCAACTCTAGATCACATAAGTCAATGCAAATATGATGTGCATCTTCTCCCTGGAGATCTCTCCTATGCTGATTACCAGCAGCATTTATGGGATTCTTTTGGTGCACTGGTGCAGCCACTTGCCAGCTCTAGACCATGGATGGTAACAGAAGGAAACCATGAAAAGGAGagtatagtattttttaaatcaGGATTTCAAGCATATAATGCAAGATGGAAGATGCCATATGAAGAGTGTGGGTCTACATCCAATCTGTATTACTCATTTGAGGTTGCAGGTGTTCACATTGTCATGCTTGGGTCATATTCCGATTATGATGAGAACTCAGATCAATATGCTTGGTTAAAG ACTGATCTTGCTAGACTAGACAGGGAAAGGACACCGTGGCTGCTAGTTCTATTGCACGTACCATGGTATAATAGCAACTGGGCTCATCAAGGTGAAGGGAAAAGCATGATGGCTGCAATGGAACCATTGCTTTATGCTGCTGGTGTCGATATATTTATTGCTGGCCATgtgcatgcttatgaaagaatg GACCGGGTCTACAATGGTGGTTTAGATCCTTGTGGTCCTCTGCACATAACCATTGGAGACGGAGGCAACAGGGAAGGTTTGGCTCATAG ATTTAATCACCCAAAGCCAGAGTGGTCAGTTTACAGAGAAGCAAGCTTTGGTCATGGTGAACTGAAGATCGTGAACTCGACACATGCAATTTGGAGTTGGCACaggaatgatgatgatgaatcaGTAAAATCAGATGAGGTTTGGATCAACTCTTTAGCTAGCACTGGATGCATCCATGAGAATAGGCCCGAGTACAGGAAAATTCTGATGTCTCCTTAA